The genomic region TCCCCATCTGCCGCCACATGGCAAACTTTGTCAGGACGACCGGGTAGTTGATCATCTCCAGCGCGGCGGTGGAGCGCGGCATGTATAAACTGAATGACGGGATGAATCGTCCCAGCATCAGGTCTGTCTTGGGCAGGTACCCGGAGGCCTGGATCCTGGCATCCAGCAGGGCTGGGCTGGTCAGGGCCTCCAACTGCACCAGATATTTGAGCCGTTGCTCGGGGAGATCCCCGTTCAGGATCAGCCGGACCCGCTTGGCGGCGAAGGACCATTTGCCGGTCTGGGAATAGCCATAGACCGTCTGGAGATTTCCGCCCAGGCGGAGTGTCCCCAGGCCAACCTCCACCGGTGTGGCCGCCAAAGGAATTGAGAACAGGAAAAGTACGGCAGCCAGAGCCGTCAGGCAGCTGGTTTTTCTCATGCTTTTCCCTCCTGTATTTTGTTTCTGGCCTGCCGGGCGGCCTCCTGGCGCTGGGTCAGCAGGGAGACCACCACCAGGGTCAGGAAGCTTAAGGGCACCGAGATGATAGCCGGGTTGTTGATGGGGATCAGGGACTTGATGTGCGGCATATGGTAGACCTCGTTGAAGGTCTCCTGCGACAGCAATATCATCCCCAAGGCCGACCCCAGGCCCACCAGTATAGAGGCCAGCACCCCGCGGGAGGTGGTCTTTTTCCAGAACAGTATCATGGCGATGGTCGGCAGATTGGCCGAGGCCGCCACCGCAAAGGCCCAGCCCACTAAGTATGAAACGTTCATGCCTTTGAACAGGATGCCCAGCACCATGGCGATGATGCCCACCACCACTGCGGCCAGCTTGCCCCACATCACTTTCTGGTGATCGTTCATCTTGACTTTGAAGAACTTGTCCATCAGATCGTGGGCCACTGCGCCCGAGGAGGCGATGATCAGTCCGCTGACCGTGCCCAGCACCGTAGCGAAGGCCAGGGCCGAGATAATGGCGAATATCGCCACCCCGAACGACTTGGCCAGCAGCGGGGCCGACATGTTGTCGTTGGTCAGGTCCAGCACCCCGTTGACCATGGCCCCCAGCCCCATGTACAGGGTCAGCATGTAGAACAGGCCGATGGCGGCGATGGCCACGATGGTCGACTTCCGGGCGCTGGCCGGGTTGGGGACGGTATAATAGCGGATCAGCACGTGCGGCAGGGCCGCGGTGCCGAAGAACAGGGCTATCATCAGGGAGATGAAGTTGACCTTGTCGGAGGTGGTGGCCCCCTTGGCGCTGTCCACCTTGAATTTCACCCCCGGCTTGAGCACTTCTTTGCCGGCCATCGGCTGCTGGTAGTAGACGGTCACCTGGTCATCGCCGTCCTTCAAGCCCACGAACTTCAGCCAGCGTATCACCGTCCCGTCCTTGATGGTCTTGATGAAGCTGAAGAAATCGGTGGTGCCGCTCTTCTCGACCTCCTGGCCATCCTTGACCACCTGGCTCATATGGCCCACCTGGTAGAATTTTCCGTTCTCCTTGGGTTCGCCGTTGTACAGCTTGGATCCGTCGGGCTTGACGGCAAGGGTCTGGGTCTCCTCTAGGCGCATCTCTGCGGAATTGAGTTTCCAGAAAGAGATCTGTCCGCTTTTGACCAGCTTGACGAAGACCAGCTTTCCCGAATTCTCCGGGAAAATCCCCGCCACCGTATATCCGCTATCGGCCAGTACCATGTTCTGGCCGTTCCAGGAGCCGACCTTGACCGTGGAAAAATGACGGAAAGGCACATCGCCGCCCTGGTCGGGTTTGGTGGAGACGCCGCGGGAGAGCACCAAAAACACCAGGACCAGCGAGAAGATCAGCAGCAGCCCGCCTTTGAGAAACTGGACATAGGTGGTGGAGGCCATGCCGGCCGTGGCCACGATGATGATCACCAAGGTGCCGACCATGATCACGCCGAACTCATGAGGCAGGCCCAACAGCGGTGTCACTAAGCTCCCGGCGCCGACCATCTGGGGAATCAGATAGAAGATGGACACCAGCAGGGTGCTGATGGCCGCCGCCAGCTGGATGCCCCGGGAGTTGAACTTGGCGTTGAGGGCGTCGGTGAAGGTATACTTGCCCAGGCGTTTGATCGGCTCGGCCACCACGAACATGGCCACCACCCAGCCGGCCAGATAGCCGACGGAATACAGGAAGCCGTCGTAGCCCGAAAAGGCGATCATGCCGCAGATCCCCAGGAAGGAGGCGGCCGAGAGGTAGTCCCCGGCGAAGGCGATGCCGTTGACCGACCAGTGGATGTTGCCGCCGGCGGTATAGAAACCGGAGGCCGATTTGGTGGACCGGGCGAAATGGTACGATATGGCCAGCACCCCAACCACGAAGGCGCAGAAGATGGCGATGGCCCATGGCGATACGGCGTAATTCATGAGTGTCCCTCCTCCAGCGCCTCTGCCTCTTCATCGGAATGCATGTTTGTCATCACTTCCTCGGCATGGGTGCAGATGTGGTTGTAGATGGCCGCCAGAAATATGGCGAAGATGATAAGTAAAAATCCATAGACTATGGCCACGTTAAAACTTCCCACATCAACCGCCATAAAGCCGGGGCTGACCACGTTGATGACGATGAAGCCGGCGTAGACTATGGCGTAGAGGGTCACAAACCAAAGCCCCAATACCCGTTTGATCGAGGCCGCATGATCCTTGGCCCATTGGCTGGAGGGTTCGTGCATCTGCTCTCTCCTGTTTTATGATTTGTTAAAAGGAAGGCTTGGAATGATTGGTTGCTGTAAAGTGTTAATGATACCAAAAAACAACTTAGGTATGCAATAAAAAAAGCGCCCCGGTTCTCCGGAGCGCCGAATTAGATCATCGGTATAGAAGTGCCTGGATAAATTACTATTACCGGCAGCAACTGGAATCGGTTGTTTTGCAGCTTACGCAGCGGCAAAACCCGTGGTAGATGGCGCAGATCCCGCCGAACAGGCAGAACAGACCCCAGAACAGTGGCAGGCCGAAGATATGGGCCAGGTCCGGCTTGGCGTATGGCAAAAGGTAGAGGCCGTAGGTGATAAGGAAACACCCGCTGGTGACGATGATGTGGCCCATTACGATCGTGGCCTTTCGCCCGCCCCGCCAGCCCAAGTAGATCAGTGACAAACCGATGACCAGCGGGATGAACTTGGCCGGGTTATTGCTTGCGATTGCACCCCAGGCGCCGAAGGCTGTCAGCAGCATGCCCAAGGTAAAGCTGATCGGCGATTTGATTTTCATGACTATACATCCTTAAATAGATTACTGAAATACAGCAGGGGCGACCGGCCGGTCGCCCCTGCTGATGAATTTATTTTATCCCCATTCTCTTCCTGGCCGCCTCCAGTTCCTTGGAATCGGGAAACAGCACTGCCTTGCCGCACTGCTTATCAAACAAAGTATTAGCTAAAATCCCATTCCCTTCAGGCGCAACACATAGGACCTTATATTGCTCATTCCTGTTTCCCTTATTTCGTAGGTTATAGAAGCTTATCATTGAATTTGCTTTTCATGAATTGAATGGCAGTTCTAAATTTTTGCATTGTTTCATCACTTAAAGGTATTCTTCTATTATCTAGAACCAAATGATTTATTGCCAAATTTAATTTCCCCTTAAGTTTTTCTGCATCATTTTTGATTTTTTCAAAAGAACCAAGTCCCAAGGCATTGTTAATTATTGCCATTTTACTTTGCTCATCAAACAAACCTTCTAAATCGGTTTCTATTCCTAAAATATCTTTATAGGTAAATATTTTGTTATTTATGTATGAACCAAACTCGGCAATATATTTATCCTTTGATTTCTGACCCGGCACATCGCTATCAAGAACAACAATGAATTTCTTGCCCCACGATAAATACAGTCTAATAATATCATAAAGCTGGTCTCTACCAGCACCTGGATAAAGATTAACATCTTTTTCATCTAATTGCACATCACAGAAATATTTAAAGGCATACCAATCAAACCTTCCCTCGCAGATTACTATGTTTGGGATTGGTTCGACCAAACTGGGTTTATAATCCAACGCATCTAGTATTGGCTGGAAATAAGAGACTTTAGGTTTACCATATCCTTCACCAACATAAGTAAAGTACTTCTTTGCAATAATTTTTGCTGAATCATCAAAAGTGATGTCACCCTTCAATTCAGTATCTGTTAATTTATCATTAATAATAACATACGAACCTTTTAACCACTTGGGATTAATTAAGTGATGGCTATGCGTTGAATAGATAACCATTGAATTACTGCTTAAATCACGTATAGCTTCCAGTATTTTTTGTTGTGCTGAAGAATGAAGATTTGAAGCCGGTTCATCTAATAAAAACAATATGTTTTTTGTCCGTTTCTTCCGAAATTCAGTAAAAATCAAGAAAGAGAAAAACCATTTACAGCCTTTACTTCTTTCATTTATTGAAAAGATTTTACCGGAATCAGTTTTAACATTGAACGATACCGATAATTTTTGTGGATCGGTTTTATAATCAAGCTGTATTTCCTTGAAATTTAATTTCCTACTACCTTTTTGGAATAACGTTTTCCAACTTTTTGTGATTTTCTTATTTAATATGCCCCCAATCTGCGATATTATCTGCTTCGCCGTGTCATTATCAGTATTCCAAATATCAACCACATTTTCCTGGAATGAAGTGAAGCGACTATTAACACATTTCAAAATATCATCTAAAACTAATTGCCAGATTACATTCCTGTCTTCTGTTGCTTGTTTATTAAAATTGAAAAATATTTCCTCTGGTATTTCAAAAATGAAATCCTCGTAAAATAAAATCTCTGGTATTAGGTTTTTTTTGACAAAATCCAACAAATCAATCCATTCCGAATTCTCATACTCACGCAGGTCTTTGCTTTTATTTTGTAGGTCAACGTCTGTTACAGTTATTGGAAACACAACACTAGATTCATGCTTTTTAAATTTATGTAATTCATAAATGAATTTATGAGTATATTTAAAAACCCCTTTGTATAGATCTATTTTATATGCTTTGTTCTTACTTTC from Candidatus Edwardsbacteria bacterium harbors:
- a CDS encoding cation acetate symporter, whose translation is MNYAVSPWAIAIFCAFVVGVLAISYHFARSTKSASGFYTAGGNIHWSVNGIAFAGDYLSAASFLGICGMIAFSGYDGFLYSVGYLAGWVVAMFVVAEPIKRLGKYTFTDALNAKFNSRGIQLAAAISTLLVSIFYLIPQMVGAGSLVTPLLGLPHEFGVIMVGTLVIIIVATAGMASTTYVQFLKGGLLLIFSLVLVFLVLSRGVSTKPDQGGDVPFRHFSTVKVGSWNGQNMVLADSGYTVAGIFPENSGKLVFVKLVKSGQISFWKLNSAEMRLEETQTLAVKPDGSKLYNGEPKENGKFYQVGHMSQVVKDGQEVEKSGTTDFFSFIKTIKDGTVIRWLKFVGLKDGDDQVTVYYQQPMAGKEVLKPGVKFKVDSAKGATTSDKVNFISLMIALFFGTAALPHVLIRYYTVPNPASARKSTIVAIAAIGLFYMLTLYMGLGAMVNGVLDLTNDNMSAPLLAKSFGVAIFAIISALAFATVLGTVSGLIIASSGAVAHDLMDKFFKVKMNDHQKVMWGKLAAVVVGIIAMVLGILFKGMNVSYLVGWAFAVAASANLPTIAMILFWKKTTSRGVLASILVGLGSALGMILLSQETFNEVYHMPHIKSLIPINNPAIISVPLSFLTLVVVSLLTQRQEAARQARNKIQEGKA
- a CDS encoding DUF485 domain-containing protein; translated protein: MHEPSSQWAKDHAASIKRVLGLWFVTLYAIVYAGFIVINVVSPGFMAVDVGSFNVAIVYGFLLIIFAIFLAAIYNHICTHAEEVMTNMHSDEEAEALEEGHS
- a CDS encoding ATP-binding protein, with the translated sequence MKYQKFTITNFKGIDKVEIDLSHNRIVSLVGLNESGKTTIMKAIKCYYDLSKGGTLTDKEINAIRPKGIDFTGEIVLESSIEYEKDDYDRIEKYWESKNKAYKIDLYKGVFKYTHKFIYELHKFKKHESSVVFPITVTDVDLQNKSKDLREYENSEWIDLLDFVKKNLIPEILFYEDFIFEIPEEIFFNFNKQATEDRNVIWQLVLDDILKCVNSRFTSFQENVVDIWNTDNDTAKQIISQIGGILNKKITKSWKTLFQKGSRKLNFKEIQLDYKTDPQKLSVSFNVKTDSGKIFSINERSKGCKWFFSFLIFTEFRKKRTKNILFLLDEPASNLHSSAQQKILEAIRDLSSNSMVIYSTHSHHLINPKWLKGSYVIINDKLTDTELKGDITFDDSAKIIAKKYFTYVGEGYGKPKVSYFQPILDALDYKPSLVEPIPNIVICEGRFDWYAFKYFCDVQLDEKDVNLYPGAGRDQLYDIIRLYLSWGKKFIVVLDSDVPGQKSKDKYIAEFGSYINNKIFTYKDILGIETDLEGLFDEQSKMAIINNALGLGSFEKIKNDAEKLKGKLNLAINHLVLDNRRIPLSDETMQKFRTAIQFMKSKFNDKLL